One Candidatus Nitrososphaera evergladensis SR1 genomic window, TGCCGCTATAGACGCGTACCGCAAGAACAAGCCAGACCTTGTCACGATGGACATCAACATGCCCGGAACAGACGGCATACAGGCGCTCAAGTCGATAATCTCGATAGACCCTACGGCCAAGATAATCATGGTCACTTCTGTTGAGCAAAAGCAGATCATGCAGGAGGCCATCAAGGTCGGCGCCAAGGACTATGTGGTCAAGCCGTTTGACAGGGCAATGGTGGCTGCGGTGCTGAACAAGGTCATGAGGGGCAGGTGACTGGCAGGAAAATGATGACTTCGTCATCCACAGCCTTTGCAAGCGGCAATAGTAGCAGTAGTAACGACAAGATTCAGGTCATGATAGTCAACGATTCGATGTACATGCGCAGCCTGTTTAGCGACTTGATATCCACAAGCCAGAGGCTCCAGGTGTCTGACACCGCAAACGACGGAGTCGATGCCTTGAGGAAGGTCCGCAAGAGCAGGCCGGATGTAGTGCTCCTTGACTTGGAGATGCCCAACATGGACGGGCTTTCGTTCATAGAAAACGTCATGCCCGCAGACCCTCTGCCAGTGGTCCTTGTGAGTAGCTACGGGCAAAAAGGAGCGGACGTGGTCTTTGACGCTTTGGAAATGGGCGCAGTGGACTTTGTGCCAATACCGCAGGACGACCCAGAAAAGATGCGCGACCTCCGCAGCACGCTTGTATCAAAGTTAGAGATAGCCGCGCAGACAAAAAACCGCCTGCGGCTGAAGATGGCAAAGGCTGCGCGCAAGCAAGCAAGCACGGCTGTACGTGCTCGTACGCCGCCTTCTTTAAAGACTATGGCCAATGGCCATGAAGATTCTGCAGTTGTGGTCATTGGCGCTTCCACAGGAGGCCCAGGCGTGGTAGGCGAAATAATGTCCAGGCTTTCTGCAGACTTGCCGGCAGGAGTCCTCATAGTGCAGCACATGCCCGAAGGATTCACAAAGAGCTTTGCAGACCGCCTTAACGGGATTTCCAAGATGCCAGTACGGGAGGCAAGAGAAGGTGACGCCATCAGGCCAGGCACGGCGCTGCTTGCGCCGGGGGACTACCACCTGCTGGTCAAGCCGTCTCGCGTAGTGGAGCTTAACAAGTCTCCAAGAAGGTTCGGGGTCAGGCCGGCCATAAACATGAGCATGGTTTCTGCCTCGCAGGTGTATGGCCGCAAGACTGTCGGGGTGCTGCTGACAGGCATGGGGCATGACGGAGCCTTTGGCATGAAGATGATCAAAAGAAAGGGCGGGATGACTGTCGGCCAGGACGAGTCTTCTTCGGTCGTCTTTGGCATGGCCAAGGCGGCGGCAGAGATGGACGCAGTGGACCGGCTGCTTCCAACAGAGTTGATACCAGAAGAGATCGAGAGGATGGTGGCAAGCGTACAATGAGCGACGACAAATCTGCGTACAGGGACCTCTTTGTGCAGGAGGCGCACGAACACGTGCAGAACATGAACCAAGCGCTCCTAAAGCTCGAAGAAGATCCAAAGAACAAGGAGCACCTAGATTCCGCTTTCCGCTCGGCCCACACGCTCAAGGGAATGGCAGCGACTATGGGCTATGACCAGATAAAGGAGCTTTGCAAGGCAATCGAGGAGCTGTTTGACAAGTTCCGCAAAGGCGAAGAAAAGATGTCGTCAGAGATGGCCAGCTACCTCTTCAAGTGCTTTGACGCCGTGCAAGAGATGGTAGACGACGAGAACAAGAAGGTAAACATCGAGCAGTACCTAAGCGACCTGCGCAACCCCGCGGCGATGGGCGGCGGCAACGCCGCAGGCCAAGAGGGCGCCTCTCAACAGCAACAGCAACAGCAGCATTCTGCCCTCCCCCAGACCATAAGGGTCAAGATGCAGGATCTGGACGCGCTCGTGGACCTCGTGGGCGAGCTTTTGATAGCCAAGATGCGCCTTGAGCAGATGGTCGGCAACACCACGACTGACAACAGGGTGCGGCATACCTTTATGAGCCTTGGAAGGCTCGTCTCTGACCTGCAGTACCAGACCATGAAGCTGAGGCTGGTGCCGGTTGAGCAGATCTTTAACAGGTTCCCCCGCATGATAAGGGACCTTTCTTCAAGTCAGGGCAAGAGCGTAAAACTGGAAATTGAGGGTCTTGGGATAGAGCTTGACCGCACCGTCCTTGACGCCATCACCGATCCGCTCCTCCACATGCTGAGAAACGCCGCGGACCACGCCATAGAAATGCCGGAAGAAAGAGAGGCCGCCGGCAAGCCTCAGACTGGAACAATCAAGCTGATCGCTTCAAAGGTGGGCGACAGGGTCATGATAACCGTTGAAGACGACGGCAGGGGCATAGATCTTGAAAAGGTCAAGGCAAAGGCAATAGAGAAAAAAATAGTCACCAAGGAAGAGGCAGACTCGATGTCAGAGCAGGACGTCCTTGACCTGCTAGGCACCCCGGGCCTGTCCACCGCAAAGCAGGTCACCGACATATCCGGCCGCGGAGTCGGCATGGACGTCGTGTTCAGCCAGATCGAGTCAGTTGGAGGCCAGGTCAAGATTGAAACCAAAAAGGGCCAGGGAACGCGCTTTACCATGATAATACCACTCAGCCTTGCCATAATAGGCGGGCTTTTGGTCACGATAAGCAACGAAAAGTACGTGCTGCCACTGTCAAGCGTCATTTCCACGATGCGCGTGGACAAAAAAGACGTCAGAATAGTCCACGGCAAAGAAGTGATACTGTTCAGAGAACAGGTGGTCCCTCTGCTCAGGACGGGCAAGACCTTGGGGATATCCCAACAGCAACAGCAGCAGGCTGACAACAATAATGATGATGACGACAACCGCTACCTGACGGTTGTAATAGTAAACAAGAACGGCAGGCCGTACGGCCTTATCGTTGACGAGTTTGAGAGCAAACAGGAGATAGTCGTAAAGCGCCTGGATAGTTCCAGTGCCCCATCTTCAGTGTCGTCTGAAGCTACGATACTTGGCGACGGGAAGGTGGCGCTGATACTGGACCCGGCGCGGCTGTAGATATGGAGGATAATGGTCATGATGACATCACTAAGTGAAATGGAACTGAAAACACTGAAGGAACTGCTGAACTCGTACATACGTACAAAGACGATGCCGGCATTTTCGATGATCCTGGGCGAGGAAGTCGAATACTCTGTGCGCAGCATGAACATGCTGCACCTGCAGGACATTGACGGCATCCTCCTGCCGTTCATGAACCAGGAGATGTGCGCTATCTACCTGAGGGCGGAAGGAGATGTGCACATAGGGATGCTCCTCTTCATGCAAGAGTCCCAGGCGCTGACCCTTGCCGCGCGCCTTTTGGGCAAGGAGGCAATGGACCGGCTGGACACGCTTGGCAAGTCGTCGCTTGCGGAGGTGGGCAACATACTCTTGGCAGGGTCGTTCCTGAATGCCATCTCAAATTCCACAGGGTTCAGGATAGACTGCTCGGTGCCCGGTTTTGCAATCGAGTCCCTCGGAGCGATCCTTGGCGACCCGATATCAGAAATTGCGGCAAGGACAAACAGCCTTATTCTTGCAGGCGTCGAGCTTCGCAGCCTGAAAAGCAATGTCAGGGTCTACATATTCCTGTTCTTTGGCCCAGAGGACATAAAGAAACTGCTTGCACATGCGAAGGAATGAGGGTTTGAGTCCCCATGGATGCAGAAACCAGTGTAGGGATGGGAGAGCTGTACGTGGCTGACAAAAAAGACACTGTTCTTACCACCTTTGTCGGGTCGTGCATAGCCCTGTGCCTCTATGACCCGCGGTCCAAAGTCGGTGGGATGGCTCATATCATGCTCCCAGAAAATGGAAGCAGAAATAGCTATAATGATTCTCCTTCTTCTGCAGATGAAAGCGCCAAGTACGCAGACGAGGCACTTGAAAATACCCTTAGGATGATGGTCGAAAAGGGAGCTCTGCCGGGCAGGCTTGTAGCCAAGATTGCCGGCGGCGCCAAGATATTTTCGCATGAAGGAAGCAGCGACGACATGTTCAGCATAGGCTCAAGGAACACAGAGTCCATCAAGCGTCTCTTGACCCAGAAAGGGATCAAGATAGCAGGGGAAGACGTCGGGCTGAACCACGGCCGGTGGGTCAGGTTCAACCTGAATTCTGGACGCGTAGTCGTGAGCATGAGAAACAGCGGTGAAAAGGTGCTATGATTCGCGGCATGACATCAGCTTCAGCAGCAAAAGCAGGCGCGGATCTGGGCTCAAGCATGGTGGTAGAAAGGGTGCTTGAAAGGGGAGTAGATCTCAGGCAGTACAAGGAGAATTTTTTGAAAAGGAGGCTTGACATAAGGCTAAAGGCAAGGGGCATAAGCGACTACTCGCAGTACGCGCTATTGCTGGACAGCGACCCGTCAGAATTCCACTCGCTTTTGGCAACGTTTTCCATCAACGTGACGGAATTCTTTAGAGACGTCGACTTTTACAACGCATTTTATTCCCATATAATACCGGACATGCACATTGCGGCAGGAGGAAGAGGCGAAATCAAGGTATGGAGCGCCGGCTGCGCGTCCGGCGAGGAAGCCTATGCCCTTGCAATCATGTTTTCAGAGGCTGCAGAAAGCCTTGCAGGATTTAGAGGAAGAATAATAGCCACCGACTTTAGCAGCAAGTCCATCGAAGCCGCCAGGCTTGGAAGATACGATGCGGCCAGGCTGGCAAACGTGCCGGAAGACATATTGGCAAAGTATTTCACGCACCTGCCAAACGGCAAGCACCAGGTATCTGAAAAACTGAAAAACATGATCGATTTTGACATTGGCAATCTGGCTACCATGAATGCCCCGCAGCAGGTCGACGCCATATTTTGCAGAAACGTCCTGATGTACTTTGACAAGGACATGCAGCTCAAGATCCTGACAAAGTTCCACAAGAGCCTAATAGACGGCGGCTACTTCATCCTGGGCCAGTCAGAAGCGGTGATGGGCGAATCGTCTGCCTTGTTTGAGACGGTCATGCCAAAGGAAAGGATCTACCGCAAAAAAAGACGATAGTGCAACAAGTTACATCTTGCCAAGTTCTTTATACGCCGCTTCCAGCCCGATTTCCCTTGTCTTTACCAGGTGGTCGTACACTTCGTAATAGTTGAATATCTTTTTCTGAATTAGCCTTTCAAGAAAAGCCGCACGCAGTTCCAGCTCGTCGTACAGGAGGCCCTCGTCTTTTCGCGCCATTCCCCTCTTCAGGAGCAACTTTGAAACAAACAGGTTGCTGCTGCCCCTTCCCCTGAACGTAACAGAATCGGTGGACGGATCCCACGTAAAGATCGGGATAAACATCACCGAGTCGCTTCCGCTGTTGTAGCCCACTATCTCGTTTATCGACAGCACCCTCCTTATCGGCTTGCCTTCCTTTCCCTGCACGGCAGCCTGGAAGAGCGCAATGTTTAGGTTTTCGACGTTGGGCTTGGGCACCTTGATGGGGTCGCCTGTGAGCCTCTGAATAAGACTTGACATCTGCGCTGCGTGGAACGTGCTGACGACAGGATGGCCGGTCTGCATGGCCTGAAAAGCAATGTTGCCCTCCACACCTCTAATCTCGCCCACAAGTATGTAATTTGGCCTCTGCCTGAGGGCGGCCTTTAGCAGGTCAAACATGGTCACGCTAGAAGAGGCGCTGCCCGTGTCCCGTGTGACCTCGCTTATCCAGTTGTTGTGCGGGAGCGTGATTTCGGGCGTGTCCTCGATAGTGACCACCTTCCAGGTGGGCGGTATGAACAGCGTTATGCCCATCATGGTGGTTGTCTTGCCGGAGGCCGTCTCGCCGTTGATAAAGCAGCTCATCCCCTCGCTTACCATCATCCACATGTATGCGGCCTCTCGCTTGTCGAGGGTCTTGGATGAAATAATCTGCGTAATAGAGAGGGGCACGCTGGCAAACCTTCTGATTGTGGCGTTTGTGCCCTTTCTGCTGACGTCCTTGCCAAAGACGATGTTGATTCTGGACCCTTCAGGCAGCGTGGCGTCGATGACAGGCCTTGCATGGGACACGGTCTTGCCAAACTGCTCCGACATGCCTATGACCAAGCCGTCAATGTCGTCGTTTGTGAGCCACACAGGCGACTTGAGCGGCCCAAACACCTTGTGCACCACAAACACGTTGCCCTGACCGATGATAGAGATATCCTCAAGGTACGGGTCTGTCAGAAAAGGCTCCAGCAGGCCTAGCCCTGCGCGCTTGCGTATAAAATGGTAAACAAGACTTGTAAAGTCTTTCTCGTACACCGGCAGGGTTTTGGCTTTTGGGTCTAGCTTGCCATAGTCGACTTCGGCTTTTGAAATGGTGCATATCTTTTTGAGGAATTCTTCAAGGTACACCATCTTTTGCTGGAACTCGCTTGCCGGCTCTGTCGCGGCAGAGTTTATCGCAAAGTTCCTGTCAACGGCCGAAGAGAGAAGCACGTTTGGCTCCGGCGGGTCCACGATCACGTATTCCGTGTACCCGTCGCTTGTCCCGATGCTGTTGATGTGTATGCAGATCTGGTCTGTGACAGGATAGATAAGGTTCAGGACCTTAAAGTTCTTCATGCCCCCGTCCAGCTTCTCGTAAAACGTCGGCATGGGTATGCCTGTGCCTGAAAGTTTTTGGAGGTAGTCTGAAAGGTGTGGAACTCTCCGGGCCAGTTCAAGCAGTTTCTTGTCAATTATAGTAGAAGAAGAAGAAGCCTGTGCTGCCAACTCCATTGCGACGACGATGCACTCCTATATGAGAGACCAGACAGCGGGGTTAAAACAAATAGTATGTAAAAAATCAGCCACAAAAAGAGGCAGGCATGGCGTGCACACACACGTGTGTGTGCACGTGCATGATAGTCAAGCGCCACCAGTCTTGTTGAACATGAACTTGAAGGCCGCTATCAGTGACTGGTTGTTTGTGTAAAAGCCGCAAGACTCTTGCTTTTTGCTCGGCGCCGGGCGGCTGTTCAGCAGGATTATCATTTCCTGATCGTCGACTATGACAAAGTCCACCGGCGTGCTTGCGCCATCGACCACCTTCAGGCCCACTGCCCGCATGTCGACTTCTGTTTCGTCGTTTATGAATTTCGATATCTTGGCACACGACGTGTGGAGCCTGACCTTTACCCCCTTTTCTGCCAGACCGAACAGGGCGTCAGTCATTTCAGAATAATAAAGGTCGACCATGTACCTGTCAGAAAGGAGCACAGAAGCTTCAGTTTTTGCCGCAGACAGCATCCTGGCTATCTTGGCGTGCACCGGGTCTTCGCCGACTATGACCTGGTAGCTTTCCTTTCCGCCCTGCTCTGGCACCACCATGCCCTCGACTATGCTGTTGATTATGTTCTGGTGCTCGTCCTTGTTTTCCGACACGGCGCGAAGAGCATTCTGCTTTGCCCTTACCAGGCAGTCGACTGCCTCTGTGTACGGCAGGGCATAGTATTTCTGCGGCCTGTCAAAAGTGGAAAGGACGACTCCCTTTGAAAGAAGGTTTGAAAGGTAGTGGTACGTTTCCGTGCGGCCTATTCCAGTATACTTGGATACATCAGTCGCAGTAGAATGCTTGCGGATCATAAGAAAGAGCAGGATCCTTGCTTCGTTCAGGCTGAGATCCAGCTTTTGCAGATCAGGCAAAAGCTTTTTCTGGACGGTAAGGAAGTACTTGGCAAACGCATAGTCAATCTTGTTGCGGCCATAGATAGAGCTGTCCTCGATTTCAGACAAATCAAGGTCGACGTCATAGACCTTTTTGATTGATGATGAAGCCATTATAGAAGGCCAATCTAGAAAAAAATTATTTAATACTTTGTAAGTTGAATAGCTACATACATGAAAATACGTCGCGTAGCGTATTTTGTTCGTCATTTGCCTAACTTTTAGGTGGTATTTTGCAGTTTGCAGGGTTTGCCAGCGAAAATGCCCTGTACACAAGACTTTACACTTTGGTAAATTATGTTTTATATAACGAAAGTTAAGAACAAGATACCATGCTGTATCGTTGATTCCAAGGCGCGGCGTAACAGGCGTCGAGTCAGCCATAGTGCTGATAGCGTTCGTAATAGTTGCCGCGGCAATAGCGTATGTTGTCCTAAATTCAGGATTCCAGACTACTGAAAAAGCCAAGAGCGCCATCACGTCTGGACTTTCAGAAGCCAGTTCGGGCATTGAAGTTGCCGGCGCAGCGACCGGAAAGGGCAACGTGACAAACGCAGTGGTGGCGGCCTATACCATACCTGCCAAGCTGGCAGCGGGCGGCTCGTCAATCGACATTGCACCGGACAAGATGATCATCAGATACTCTAGCAAGGCTGTGTCGTACGACAACATCTATTCCGGGATCATGAGCAACACCACGTTTGCCTCCATGGACGACGCCATCCAGCAGGCCAAGGACGAAAACATGATTGTAAGAAAGCCCGGAGAAGGCGCAGGACCGGCCAATACTGCGGCCATCGTCTACTTTACTACAAACACCAACAACAACAAAGTCCTCGACCCTGCAGAGCAGATAATGATCCTTGTAGTGTTCAAGGACGCAGAAAGGCCAGCGGCGCTTGATGTTGCGAGGCTCGAAGTGATCCCTGCTTCAGGTGCCCCGCTAAGCGTGGAAAGAACGATACCGCCTGTAGCAGATGCAGTGATAAGGCTGGATTAGGCGCGCAGGCTCTTTTCTTTGAGTATCGTTATTTGTGCAAACAAGTTGTTAAAAGGAAGTCCCGACCGATAGAGGGATATGTGTGTAGTAGCATGGTGGTGTATGAACAAGTCGGTCGGGACTGTTCCTGGTTGGCTGTTCAGACAGGATAGATAAACAGAATGTGCAATTAAAGGTGTTTTATGTCAAAAACCTACATACAACAACAACTGTCGTTTTTTTGCCCGCAGGCGTACAAGCCTGCATATTTCGACGGTGCATACGCAGCGGTAGTATAATGGCGAACATACTCTAGGTTTTAACATCAACCCCCTATACAGGGTTCATGGAAGTCAGAAGGACTCCAAACAACAACAGAAACAGACACAATAGGCGCGGAGTAGTGGGCATTGAATCTGCAATAGTTTTGATAGCATTCGTTATCGTTGCAGCAGCCCTGTCTTTCGTCGTCCTAAACATGGGATTTTCGACAACGCAGAAGGCAAAGAGCACAATCACGTCAGGACTTGGTGAAGCAAGCAGCGCGATTGAAATCGCAGGCCAGGTAACAGGCAAGGGCAACACAACTGCATCAAAGGTTGATGCATACACCATACCCATCAAGCTGGCGTCCGGCGGTTCGTCAGTCGACATCACGGCGTCAAAGACTGCAGTGAAATACTTCAGCAAGAGCGTAACCTACGACAACATCTTCAAGGGAACGCTGACCAGCGGAACATACACAGACATCAACAGCGCACTTACTGCAGCCAAGACAGCAGGATACATCAACGAGATCCCAGGCGTAGGCGCAGGTTCCAACTCGACTGCCGCATTCATCTACTTCACGGCCAACGTGAACAACAACTCCATCGTCGACGCAGGGGAGCAGGCAGTTTTGGCCATAGCGTACAAGAACGGCGACAGGCCAGCAGCACTGGACACGGTCAACACCGAAATCATAGTTTCGGCAGGTGCACCGCTGACAGTGGTAAGAAGCGTGCCAACAATCACTGACGCAGTGTTGAACCTCGGTTAAGGGAGCGGACCACAAAATGGTCTTCCCATCCAACTTTTTTTTAAAACTCAAGCCATCGTCATCATCAGCATCTCGATTAAAGATATCCGGCGCAGGCTTTAGAGGAATGATTGCTGGCGCTGCTACGGGAGCGTTCTACGTTGCCGCTAATTTCATGATTCCAGAACACTTTGCATTTGGCAAATTTGATCCGGCCTATATCACAAGCCCTGATAACGCCGCTTCGGCGGTCGTACTGTTTTGTCCTGCAATAGCAGGCGCAGCAGGCTTTGTTCTGCCGCCACACATCAAAAATATACTTCAGATATTCAAAATTGTGCCACGCCGTGGAGAGGCAACAATGGCTTCAGGCTCAGCTACGGCGGAAGCAGCAACGGCGGCTCCTTCTGCTGCCGCAGGGCAGCAGGCTGTTGAAGTCGTAACGGCGGCTCCTGCATCTGCCGCGCAAGAGCAGGCAAGCGCACAGCTTGCGCCACCGCCGCCTCTGCAAGCGCCCAACAACAACAGCATGGAAGACACGGTAGCCATGATAGAAGACATGGTGACCAAGAAGGTCGGAGAAGTCGTGACTGACGTGACCAGCATGAAGAATGAGGTAGCGTCTTTCAGAGACGACATAAGCAAGCTGAAAGGTGACATACAGAACCTCACGTTGTCGTTTGAATCGTCCCTGACCGACCTGAAGGCATTTCAGGCGGAGATGGTGAACCCCCTGAATTTCATGCGCAAGTACTTTGAGACGATGGACATCAAGAACCTGTCAGACCCCATTCAGGGCTTGCCCCACGTCGAACTGCCGGCAGCAAAGGTTCAGGGCCAAAAAAAGGAAGAACAAACGGCAGCAGTAGAGGAACAAAAACCAAAAGTTCATGACAATGACGACGATAAGCAACAAACCGATATTATTCCGGCCGAAAAAAAGCCCCTTGCGGGCTACGAACGCGGTGATGATGACAGCGACGTTGCCACCTCGAAGGCCTCGCTTGAAAAACTGCTACAACAACAGGCGACAGCAGAAGCCAGGGATGGAGAAGCAACGTTTCAGCAGCAGCATCAGCATCTACTTTCGCAGGCTGAAAAACTTGGAGATGAGGTTTCAATGGTAACAGGCTACTACAAGCAAGGCAACGAGAACGGAAATGGGAATGGAAATGGGAATGGAAACGGTCACGCAAACCCGCTTTTTCAGGGAAACCTAACCCTCGGCAAATTGATGTCGATGGTCTCGATACTGGACAAGCTGCTGTGCGACATGGGACCTGACGAGCTTGAGGCGCTGATCGAGCAATACAGGCAGTTTGGCCTCAAGGCAGAAGACGAAGCGGCGATATACA contains:
- a CDS encoding response regulator translates to MSSRSSTKILVVDDALFMRTILKDILQSNGFTNILEAGDGAAAIDAYRKNKPDLVTMDINMPGTDGIQALKSIISIDPTAKIIMVTSVEQKQIMQEAIKVGAKDYVVKPFDRAMVAAVLNKVMRGR
- a CDS encoding protein-glutamate methylesterase/protein-glutamine glutaminase, producing MMTSSSTAFASGNSSSSNDKIQVMIVNDSMYMRSLFSDLISTSQRLQVSDTANDGVDALRKVRKSRPDVVLLDLEMPNMDGLSFIENVMPADPLPVVLVSSYGQKGADVVFDALEMGAVDFVPIPQDDPEKMRDLRSTLVSKLEIAAQTKNRLRLKMAKAARKQASTAVRARTPPSLKTMANGHEDSAVVVIGASTGGPGVVGEIMSRLSADLPAGVLIVQHMPEGFTKSFADRLNGISKMPVREAREGDAIRPGTALLAPGDYHLLVKPSRVVELNKSPRRFGVRPAINMSMVSASQVYGRKTVGVLLTGMGHDGAFGMKMIKRKGGMTVGQDESSSVVFGMAKAAAEMDAVDRLLPTELIPEEIERMVASVQ
- a CDS encoding chemotaxis protein CheA, with translation MSDDKSAYRDLFVQEAHEHVQNMNQALLKLEEDPKNKEHLDSAFRSAHTLKGMAATMGYDQIKELCKAIEELFDKFRKGEEKMSSEMASYLFKCFDAVQEMVDDENKKVNIEQYLSDLRNPAAMGGGNAAGQEGASQQQQQQQHSALPQTIRVKMQDLDALVDLVGELLIAKMRLEQMVGNTTTDNRVRHTFMSLGRLVSDLQYQTMKLRLVPVEQIFNRFPRMIRDLSSSQGKSVKLEIEGLGIELDRTVLDAITDPLLHMLRNAADHAIEMPEEREAAGKPQTGTIKLIASKVGDRVMITVEDDGRGIDLEKVKAKAIEKKIVTKEEADSMSEQDVLDLLGTPGLSTAKQVTDISGRGVGMDVVFSQIESVGGQVKIETKKGQGTRFTMIIPLSLAIIGGLLVTISNEKYVLPLSSVISTMRVDKKDVRIVHGKEVILFREQVVPLLRTGKTLGISQQQQQQADNNNDDDDNRYLTVVIVNKNGRPYGLIVDEFESKQEIVVKRLDSSSAPSSVSSEATILGDGKVALILDPARL
- a CDS encoding chemotaxis protein CheC, whose amino-acid sequence is MMTSLSEMELKTLKELLNSYIRTKTMPAFSMILGEEVEYSVRSMNMLHLQDIDGILLPFMNQEMCAIYLRAEGDVHIGMLLFMQESQALTLAARLLGKEAMDRLDTLGKSSLAEVGNILLAGSFLNAISNSTGFRIDCSVPGFAIESLGAILGDPISEIAARTNSLILAGVELRSLKSNVRVYIFLFFGPEDIKKLLAHAKE
- a CDS encoding chemotaxis protein CheD; translation: MDAETSVGMGELYVADKKDTVLTTFVGSCIALCLYDPRSKVGGMAHIMLPENGSRNSYNDSPSSADESAKYADEALENTLRMMVEKGALPGRLVAKIAGGAKIFSHEGSSDDMFSIGSRNTESIKRLLTQKGIKIAGEDVGLNHGRWVRFNLNSGRVVVSMRNSGEKVL
- a CDS encoding CheR family methyltransferase; its protein translation is MTSASAAKAGADLGSSMVVERVLERGVDLRQYKENFLKRRLDIRLKARGISDYSQYALLLDSDPSEFHSLLATFSINVTEFFRDVDFYNAFYSHIIPDMHIAAGGRGEIKVWSAGCASGEEAYALAIMFSEAAESLAGFRGRIIATDFSSKSIEAARLGRYDAARLANVPEDILAKYFTHLPNGKHQVSEKLKNMIDFDIGNLATMNAPQQVDAIFCRNVLMYFDKDMQLKILTKFHKSLIDGGYFILGQSEAVMGESSALFETVMPKERIYRKKRR
- a CDS encoding type II/IV secretion system ATPase subunit, with protein sequence MELAAQASSSSTIIDKKLLELARRVPHLSDYLQKLSGTGIPMPTFYEKLDGGMKNFKVLNLIYPVTDQICIHINSIGTSDGYTEYVIVDPPEPNVLLSSAVDRNFAINSAATEPASEFQQKMVYLEEFLKKICTISKAEVDYGKLDPKAKTLPVYEKDFTSLVYHFIRKRAGLGLLEPFLTDPYLEDISIIGQGNVFVVHKVFGPLKSPVWLTNDDIDGLVIGMSEQFGKTVSHARPVIDATLPEGSRINIVFGKDVSRKGTNATIRRFASVPLSITQIISSKTLDKREAAYMWMMVSEGMSCFINGETASGKTTTMMGITLFIPPTWKVVTIEDTPEITLPHNNWISEVTRDTGSASSSVTMFDLLKAALRQRPNYILVGEIRGVEGNIAFQAMQTGHPVVSTFHAAQMSSLIQRLTGDPIKVPKPNVENLNIALFQAAVQGKEGKPIRRVLSINEIVGYNSGSDSVMFIPIFTWDPSTDSVTFRGRGSSNLFVSKLLLKRGMARKDEGLLYDELELRAAFLERLIQKKIFNYYEVYDHLVKTREIGLEAAYKELGKM
- a CDS encoding TrmB family transcriptional regulator, whose product is MASSSIKKVYDVDLDLSEIEDSSIYGRNKIDYAFAKYFLTVQKKLLPDLQKLDLSLNEARILLFLMIRKHSTATDVSKYTGIGRTETYHYLSNLLSKGVVLSTFDRPQKYYALPYTEAVDCLVRAKQNALRAVSENKDEHQNIINSIVEGMVVPEQGGKESYQVIVGEDPVHAKIARMLSAAKTEASVLLSDRYMVDLYYSEMTDALFGLAEKGVKVRLHTSCAKISKFINDETEVDMRAVGLKVVDGASTPVDFVIVDDQEMIILLNSRPAPSKKQESCGFYTNNQSLIAAFKFMFNKTGGA
- a CDS encoding archaellin/type IV pilin N-terminal domain-containing protein, with product MIPRRGVTGVESAIVLIAFVIVAAAIAYVVLNSGFQTTEKAKSAITSGLSEASSGIEVAGAATGKGNVTNAVVAAYTIPAKLAAGGSSIDIAPDKMIIRYSSKAVSYDNIYSGIMSNTTFASMDDAIQQAKDENMIVRKPGEGAGPANTAAIVYFTTNTNNNKVLDPAEQIMILVVFKDAERPAALDVARLEVIPASGAPLSVERTIPPVADAVIRLD
- a CDS encoding archaellin/type IV pilin N-terminal domain-containing protein, coding for MEVRRTPNNNRNRHNRRGVVGIESAIVLIAFVIVAAALSFVVLNMGFSTTQKAKSTITSGLGEASSAIEIAGQVTGKGNTTASKVDAYTIPIKLASGGSSVDITASKTAVKYFSKSVTYDNIFKGTLTSGTYTDINSALTAAKTAGYINEIPGVGAGSNSTAAFIYFTANVNNNSIVDAGEQAVLAIAYKNGDRPAALDTVNTEIIVSAGAPLTVVRSVPTITDAVLNLG